A stretch of DNA from Malus sylvestris chromosome 9, drMalSylv7.2, whole genome shotgun sequence:
CTCGAGGATTCAATCCTTGAGGCTAGAGAGAATCTACCAACTAAACTACTTGGACATTCtccaatcaaaattcaaaagcaaaaacCTTTATTCATGCACAGAAAAATTAAGCTAATTTAATGCAATAAATTAGATAAACTTTTGATCaagttccaatttttttgttgcTTAACTAATCAAGTTCCAATTTTGTATGCAAGAATCAAAGGAAGAGAATCTGAAATGGCGGGTAAAGAGTAGAAGGCAGAGAGGGAAGATTACATACCAGCCTCGTAAGAAAGGCATACAACCATCTTCGCCTTGGTAATTGTTATGCTCACAGTGATAGTGCTGGTATTGctgcggaggaggaggaggtggcgGAGGGTACCCCTGATTGAAATACCCTTGGTACCCCTCGTACGGCGGACCACGCGGGGGCGGAGGCGGACCATATCCGTGAGGATACccaggtggtggtggtggtggtggatagcCTTCGTACGGTGGAGGCGGCGGAGGAGGGTAACCTTCGTACGGTGGCGGTGGTGGCGGAGCTGATGGGTACCCAGGAGGCGGATACTGATATCCTTCAATACAAAAATAATATGATCGATTAGTAAAAAGTAACTTTACAATTAAGTTGAAAAGATTTGAAATTCTGAAATGGAAGCGAGTTTGTTTTGGTTATACCTGGTGGAGGGTAGGGTTCTTGAGGAGCTTTCTGGTAACTCATCTTCTCCGATGGCTCTCTGTTCCCGCGGTCTGTGGTGGTCGGATTGTGAGCCCGATCAAAATATTTAGGTGAGAATTAATTAAGAAATCGAGTATCCCTATATAGTAACCGCGGGTCCCAGATTGTTGATATTGCCAGACTGTTCCTAATCATATTCGACCCGTTTCTGTGGGCTGGTTGGTGGGTCCTGTCATTTCAACCATACGATGCGAGGATAAACCCATTGTCATTTGGCGGGTAAAGATTTGCAAACCTCAAAAACCCAACGTAAAAAAAGCCCACTATTCAGTTGTCTTACCATATTCATGGCTTGTCCATAAGCGTTTTCGGTGCAAGTGTTTTAGGAACGGTTAGGTatcatatttgaaattttttatcatttctcaaaacatttattAAGagcatttcttgaaaacaattttctttaagactaaaaaacttgat
This window harbors:
- the LOC126582142 gene encoding cysteine-rich and transmembrane domain-containing protein WIH2-like, which codes for MSYQKAPQEPYPPPGYQYPPPGYPSAPPPPPPYEGYPPPPPPPYEGYPPPPPPPGYPHGYGPPPPPRGPPYEGYQGYFNQGYPPPPPPPPQQYQHYHCEHNNYQGEDGCMPFLRGCLAALCCCCLLEECCFF